The Pedobacter ginsengisoli region AACTTCAATTACTTCATAACAAACAATTACGCGAAATGAGGTTTAAGGGGCATTTATTTGATGTAGTTGGCGAAAAAGTAAATACCTTTTATAAAGAAATTTTACCATTTGAATTAACGGGTGCACAAAAGAGAGTAATAAAGGAGATAAGGCTGGATACACAACGGGGAATTCAGATGAACCGATTGGTGCAGGGCGATGTAGGGAGCGGGAAAACGGCTGTTGCCCTTATGAGTATGCTGCTTGCAAATGATAATGGCTATCAAGCCTGTATGATGGCTCCTACTGAGATATTAGCCCGTCAACATTATCAATCTATTGTTGACTTGTTAAAAGATCGGCTAGTAAAAGTAGCTATTCTTACAGGGAGTAGTACAAAGAAACAAAGGACGCAACTTCATAAAGAACTTGAAGCAGGCGAGATAGATATTCTGGTTGGAACTCATGCCTTAATTGAAGATAAGGTTGTGTTTAAGAATTTGGGTCTGGTAGTAATTGATGAGCAACATCGGTTTGGTGTAGAGCAGAGAGCAAAGCTTTGGAGAAAAAACGTTGTTCCTCCTCACATATTAGTAATGACTGCTACACCGATCCCTCGTACTTTGGCCATGACCTTGTATGGAGACCTTGATGTGTCGGTTATTGATGAATTGCCTGTTGGAAGAAAACCAATTGAAACAAGGCATCTGTATGAAGGGCAGCGATTGAGGATGTTTGGGTTTATGAAGGAGGAGATTAAGAAGGGCAGGCAGGTGTATATTGTTTATCCTTTGATAAAGGAGAGCGAAAAATTAGACCTTTTACATCTCGAAGCAGGAATTGAGCAACTTAGTTATCAATTTCCTTTGCCGGATTATCAGATTAGCATAGTGCACGGAAAGATGACTAATGCAGATAAGCAATATGAAATGCAACGCTTCATTGATCACAAAACCCAGATTATGGTTGCAACCACAGTAATTGAGGTTGGAGTAAACGTTCCCAATGCTTCGGTAATGGTAATAGAAAATGCAGAGCGGTTTGGACTTTCACAGCTTCATCAATTGCGGGGCAGAGTGGGCAGAGGTGCAGAGCAATCATTTTGTATCCTGATGTCAGGAAATAAGTTAAGTGCAGATGGTAAACTTCGTTTAGAAACGATGGTAAAAACCAATAATGGGTTTGAGATTTCGGAAATAGATTTGCAGCTTAGGGGGCCTGGAGATATTTCGGGAACACAACAGAGTGGTGTACTAGAGCTTAAGCTTGCCGATCTTGCTAAAGATCAACTCATATTACAGGAGGCACGAAGTACTGTAATAGAAACCCTTTCTGAGGATCCTAATCTGGAGAATCCTCAAAATAGCCTGTTAAGAACTTACCTCGCTAAAAGAAGCAGGGGTATTGCGTTTGACAAAATATCGTAATTAATCTTCATCGCTTCCCGGCAATGACCCTGATCCTGAATAAGCGCCTTTGCGTATTATTGGAGTTTTAAGGTATTTGTAAAGCTCATCAAGATGTAACAAGCTGCCATTGGTAAGATTGCCAAGAAATATAATGACAATGTTTTTCTGAACGTCGCGCACATATATGTGTCTGAACCCATGCCACCATCCTGTATGATAAACCACTTTGCGGCCGTTATCTCCATCAAATATGCGCCATCCGTAACCATAATTAAAGTGACCATTAATTGCTTTGTTGCGGCCTTTGTATGCAGAGTCAAGACTTGAGTTTTTCAGTAATCGGCCATTTTTTAATGATTTGTCGAATAGGACAAGATCATGCAATGTGCTGTAAATTCCTTTATCGCCTACTGGTCCATCCAAAAAGTTTTGTGCAACAGAATATCTCCATGTGCGATCATGTCCAACAACATCAACCGGTATTTTTGGGTAAACCGTAGTTGAATAGACATGGGTATGTTTCATGCCGGCTGGCTTAAAGATGTTTTCCATCATATAATCAGCATACGGTTTGCCTGTAACTTTTTCTATAATTGCGGCAAGTACCATGTAGTTGGAATTGTTGTAATGAAAACGGTTGTCCGGTTTGGCATAAGGATTTGGTTTTTTCTCTGCGATAACTTGCATCACATCCTGATTGGATACTCCTTTTTTCATGTCGCGCTTTTCCTTACGCCATATATCATCAATGAAATAGACATAGTTCATCATTCCACTGCGGTGTGAAAGAAGCAGTTTGACTTTGATTCCATCGTAAGGGAAGTTAGGATAAAACTTTTTTACATCATCATCTAATGAGAGTTTGCCTTGCTCAACTAACTGCATAATAGCAGTACCTGTAAAAGTTTTAGTTACTGAGGCGAGTTCAAATTCAGAGTTTATCTTAAGACTATCGCGATGCAGATAATCTGCCCATCCGATTGCCTTTTCATAAAGGATTTTTCCATCCTTAGCAACCAGCATGTTTCCATTAAAACCATACTTTTTATGCAGATTCTGCACAAAATCAGCTATCCACTTATCACCCTTTGAAGGGTCGTAGGATAAAAGTACACTATCGGCCTTATCATCCTCAACAGTACGTTCCTTACTTGGCTCTTTTAAGCTTGTGCTTTTTCTGGAATTTGAACAGGCAATAAATAAAAAGGCGGCCATTGATGCCACTGCTAGAATATTACGATAACTCATGAATTGTGTGTACAGTTTAAACGCCCGAAAATTAAGGAATATTAATGCTTTTAACGCAAAAGAGTTTTAAACATTGCAGATTAAGAGCACATGTGGCTATGCTTTGCCCAAAAATTCATCTTTATAAAAATGAAAAGATTAAAGAAACCAACCGAATACATCATTATTAAAGCCAACAAAATCCAATATTTTTTGGAGCAGTTTTGGGAGGTTCAGCTCCTTCGGGCCTGGCGCCATTTTGGTTCGCTACATATTCGACTCTGGTCGAACGAAGTCCGAACAAGGCCGGTATTAGCATGCATCCAAAAACGACTATATTATAGGCTGAAAAATGTGTATTTCCCAAACCCGGCACCAAGCCAGATTCCATTCAATTTTTTTACTGATCTATTCTATAATTAAATATAAAAGAAATTTAAATGCACTTTTACGCTTTATGCGTAATAAGACACATTATGCGTTTTATATGTTTTTAAAATGATTTTTGAGTGTAAAGCAGGCCCAACCCCTTATTTTTTACTTCATCAAAAACGTTTTGGGCAGCTGTGAGATTTTATTTGTAATTTTTTTTGAAGTTGTATTAAACATCTGACACTAAAGGGCTCTTTAGAAATTTTAAAAACCCTAGATTTGCGAATATAAAACTTAGAATACTATGAATTTTAGAATCGAACACGATACGATGGGTGAAGTACAAGTACCTGCTGATAAATATTGGGGTGCTCAAACTGAACGTTCAAGAAATAACTTTAAGATTGGTCCGGAGGCTTCAATGCCAAAGGAAGTTATACATGCATTTGGTTATTTGAAAAAAGCAGCTGCTTTGGCTAATACTGAGCTTGGTGTTTTAACAAGTGAAAAAGCTGATTTAATTGCAAAAGCATGTGATGAAGTTGTTGCAGGTAGCTTGGATGATCAGTTCCCGTTGGTAATCTGGCAAACAGGTTCTGGTACTCAAAGTAATATGAATGCGAATGAGGTAATCGCAAATCGTGCTCATGTTTTAAATGGAGGTGCATTGGGTGATGATAAAAAAGTACTTCACCCTAATGATGATGTAAATAAATCTCAATCATCAAATGATACTTATCCAACAGCAATGCATATTGCAGCTTATAAACAAGCTGTTGAAATCACTTTGCCAGGATTAGAAATATTACGAAATACTTTACATAAAAAAGCAGTTGAATTTAATGATATTGTTAAAACAGGACGTACTCATTTTATGGATGCTACGCCATTAACATTAGGTCAGGAATTTTCTGGATATGTACAACAAATAGATAACAGTGTAAGAGCAATAAAAAATGCTCTGGTAATGATTGGTGAGTTGGCATTAGGCGGAACAGCTGTTGGAACAGGCTTAAATACTCCTAAAGGATATGACGTTCTGGTTGCTAAGAAAATTGCAGAATTAACAGGACTTCCTTTTGTAACTGCACCTAATAAATTTGAGGCTCTTGCCGCTCATGATGCAATGGTTGAGTTATCTGGTGCATATAAGCGCACTGCTGTTTCTTTAATGAAGATTGCTAATGATGTAAGAATGTTAAGTTCCGGGCCTCGTTGTGGAATTGGAGAGATCATTATTCCTGACAATGAACCGGGCTCATCTATTATGCCGGGTAAAGTTAATCCTACACAGCCAGAGGCTATGACTATGGTTTGCGCTCAGGTAATGGGTAATGATGTAACAGTAGGTATTGGAGGCAGCAATGGGCATTTTGAATTGAACGTGTTTAAACCTGTTATCGCTGCCAATGTTTTACAATCGGGAAGATTAATTGGTGATGCTTGCGTTTCATTCAATGATAAATGTGCTGAAGGAATTGTGCCAAATCTGCCAGAAATTAAGAAGCACTTACAAAATTCTTTAATGTTGGTTACCGCTTTGAATCCTCATGTGGGATATGAAAACGCAGCCAAAATTGCAAAGAAAGCACATAAGGAAAACAAAACCTTACGTGAAGCTTCTATAGAATTAGGATTACTTACCGGAGAACAATTTGATGAATGGGTTCGTCCGGAAGATATGGTAGGAAGCTTAAAATAAGTAATGAGCAAATACCCATATATGTGGAGATTATTGTTTCTGGCGTTATTGCTCCTGGGTGTATTCTTCTCTTGCAGGAGACTGCCAAATGTACAGGGAGAGGGATCGTCGCTTTTACAAGGGGTTTGGAATCAGGATAGTGTGCAAAATGCTAATCAGCTATTGAATTATACACAGCATAAATTTAAGTTTACCTGCGACTCATTTTACGTAGACATGATTACTCATTCGAAAGCGAATTACTATGCTGATTCCTGTTTTAATAATGGGGTATGGAAAGAATATGCCAAGGGCGTTTATCAGGTGAGATCTGACAGTGTTTTTTTGACTGGCACTTTTACGAAAGCTAACTATAAGCAAAAGATTTCAGGATGTTACCAAATAGGGCAGTACATTAAAATCTTCAAAATTAAATTGGCGGATACTGGTAGATTATTGCTTGAAGGAACAGACAATCAAAGAGAGGTTGATTTAAGACTTGTAGAAAAAATTACTTGTACTCCGCAGAGCTTATAGTGTAAATGCGTGCAATTAAAAATAGATAAATATGAAAATAGCAGGTAAGATTTTTAAAGGGTTTATAGTTTTTTCTATAATAGCTTATATGCCGTTGAGTGCAGGTGCATGGGGAATGCTTGGCCATAGAATAGTAGGCCAGATTGCAGAAACGCACCTGAGTAAAAGAGCAAAGAAAGGGATTAAAGAGATTTTAGGTAATGAGAGCCTGGCAATGGCAAGTAATTGGGGCGATTTTATTAAATCAGACCCTTCTTATAATTATCTCTATAACTGGCATTTTGTAAACTTACCGGCAGGATTGGATAAGCAGGGGGTATATGATTTTCTTGATAAAGATACTGCGGCTAATGTATACAATAAGATTCCAGAAATGGTTTCTGTTCTGAAAAACGAGCAAAGTTCGCCAGAACAAAAAAAGCTGGCAATGAGGTTACTTGTACATCTTGTTGGCGATTTAAATCAGCCAATGCATACAGCACGTAAAGAAGATTTAGGAGGCAACAGAGTTTTTGTTACCTGGTTTGGTGAGAAGTCTAATCTACACAGGGTGTGGGATGAATCATTAATAGAATATCAGCAATTGAGTTATACTGAATATGCTGCTGCTATCAATTATCCTAATAATGAACAATTGAGGGTATGGAGAGACAGTTCTCTTAAAGATTTTGTTTACGGGTCTTATTTAGCCTGCAATAAAATCTACGAAACCACAAAGCCTGAGGATAAATTGAGTTATAAATATAACTTCGACTTTGTAGGTTTGTTGAATGATCAACTGTTAAAAGGAGGCATCTGTTTGGCAAATATCCTTAATGATATTTATAAATAATGAAGATTTTAATGGTTTGCCTGGGTAATATTTGTCGTTCGCCGTTGGCAGAAGGGGTTATGAGGCATTTGATTAACGAGGAAGGGTTAGGTTGGGAGGTTGCTTCGGCAGGAACAGGCGATTGGCATGTTAACCAGCCTGCTGATAGGAGAAGTATTGCTGTTGCGAAAAACTTTGGATATGATATTTCTAAACAAAGGGCTAAACATTTTAACAAACAGATGTTTGATGAATTTGATAGCATCCTTGTAATGGATAGAAATAATTTAAAGGATGTTCAGAGATTAGCTACAAGTGAAGAGCAACGTAAAAAAGTTAAATTGTTTTTAACTGATGAAAATGAAGTAACGGATCCATATTTTGATAGCAATCTTTTTGAACCTGTGTTTTTAGAGATAGAAGCAAGGTGTAAGCAATTGATTGAGGAACTTAGATAGGGTTTTTAATAAAAACATAGTATGGCATCACCTAAATTATTTATGTTGTTGTTGGGTTGTACTCCTTCTGGAAGGCACACTGAACAACATGATGTTTTTTTTGCAATAGGTAATTCATTAAAAGATCTTAAAGAAGAAATTATTGCTTTTTGGCCCGAAGCAAATGGGAAAATACATATTGATGCCTGGCGTGAGGTAACCGAAGTTGATGGATATCAGATAAAAGTGGTAGGCAAAGAGGAAGAGTCGACCAATAAGAAGCTGTTCTTTTTAAATTTGGGTGGCTATAAAGAGGGCGAATTTGATGAACTGCATTATAAGATGTTAACCGTTTCAGATGAAAAGGTAACAGCTATTAAAAGGGCAAAGGAAACAGCATTTTATAAGCATACAGGGTTTGAGGGGGCTACATCACATATTGATGATAAATATGGTGTAGATGTTGATGATGTATTTGAAATTGAAGATATACTTTCAACGAGTATTAAGCAAGAATATAAGCTGCAAATTAGTTTGGCTTCGGGAATGCCAAAAGATGAAATGCATTTGGGATATATTATCCTTAGCAAGCTATAGCAAAACAAGAAGGGCGGGAAATTTTCCCGCCCTTCTTGTTTTGTGGCCTTTTCTTAAACACCAAATTCTTTATCTAAATATTCAGAAACTTTAACAATAGCATTGTCAATAGTATCACTTAAAATGGTAACATATGATCCTGATTTTGCAGTTGCTATAATATATTTCAAGCAATCATTTCCATTATTATTGATAATGATTTCCATGTTTGGCTTTATTTCATGGATTCCGTCTATCAACAGATTAATTATTTCTTGTTGATCACGACCTCTTAGGTATTTCTCCTGACAGATAATGATTTTATCAAACATTTGTGCAGCAATTCGGGCAGTCTCTTTTATGTCTTCATCTCTCCTGTCGCCAGTGCCTGATATTACTCCTACATGTTCGGTTGCTTCAATGCTTTGTAAGTAGGCTTTTATTCCGTTAAAGCCATCAGGGTTATGAGCAAAATCAACCAGGATCTTGAACTCCTTAAATTTGAAGGTATTCATTCTGCCCGGTGTTTGAGCTGCCGAAGGTATAAATGTTTCTAACGACATTCTGATATCTTCGATTTTATATCCCCATAAAAATGTAGCAAGGGTAGCTGCGAGGACATTCTGGATCATAAAATCAACGCTGCCACCAAAAGTCAATGGGATGTGGGTAACCTTCTCTACCCTTATTTTCCAGTCGCCCTTCTTGATAGTGATGTACCCGTTCTCATAAATAGCGGCAATACCGCCTTTTTTACAATGTTCTTTAATAACGGGATTTTTCTCGTCCATGCTAAAATAAGCGACATTGCTATCTGCATTGTTAGCGATTTTTATACAATATTTGTTATCTGCATTAAGTACACTCCATCCGGTTCGTTTTACCGCACCGATTACTACTTCTTTTACCCTGCAAAGATCATCTAGTGTATGGATGTCTGATATTCCAAGGTGATCCTCCTGAATATTGGTAACAACACCGATGTCACACTTGTTAAATCCTAGCCCGGCTCTCAAAATACCTCCACGGGCAGTTTCTAATACCGCAAATTCTACAGTAGGGTCTCTTAAAATAAACTCTGCACTAACTGGCCCAGTTGTATCGCCTTTCATGAGTTTTGTATTTTGCACGTAAATCCCATCTGATGTTGTAAAGCCAACCCTGGTTCCATTGCTTTTAACAATATGAGCGATTAATCTTGTAGTGGTAGTTTTTCCATTGGTTCCTGTAACCGCAATAATTGGAATCCTTGCGTCCTTGCCTGGCGGATATAGCATGTCAATAACAGGAGCGGCTACGTTTCTTGGTAAGCCCTCACTAGGCGCAAGGTGCATTCTGAAACCAGGAGCTGCATTTACTTCTAAAACAACCCCTCCGTTTTCTGGAAGTGGCTGGGTTAAGTTTTCGGCCATGATGTCTATACCACAAATATCTAAGCCAATTATTCTTGAAATGCGCTCACTAATAAAAACGTTTTGCGGATGAACCAGATCTGTAACATCAATTGATGTACCACCTGTACTTAAGTTTGCCGTTGATTTTAGATAAACTGTTTCACCCTGTGGAGGTATAGAATCTAATGTGTAATCCTTTTTTGACAGTAAGTCTAAGGTATCCCTGTCGACCGTAATTTCAGTTAGGACATTTTCATGTCCATAACCTCTTCGTGGGTCTTCATTTTCTTTGTCTATCAATTGCTGAACAGTATCTTGTCCGTTGCCGGTGATATGTGCCGGAACTCGCAGAGCAGCGGCAACCATTTTATGATCAATTACCAGTACCCTGAAATCGTATCCGGTAATAAACCGTTCAATGATTATTCTTCTTGAATAATTCTTAGCATATTCAAAAGCTTCAGTGGCCGCCTCAACAGTTTTGACATTTATAGTGGCACCTCTGCCATGATTTCCATCCAGTGGTTTAAATACCAGTGGGAAGCCTACCTTTTTTATAGCATCGGGAAGGTCCTCGATGTCTGATATGGTTACTCCTTTAGCAACTGGAATAGCAGAATCCTGTAACAGTCTCTTAGTTTCATCTTTATTGCCGGCAATATCAACAGCTATACTGTTTGTCTTTTCTGTCATCGTTGCTCGAAAACGGACCTGATTTTTGCCATAACCCAACTGTACTAAGGAGCTTTTATTTAACCTTATCCAAGGGATATCTCTTGAGATTGCCTCGTCTACAATTGAGCCTGTACTTGGGCCCAGTCTTTCCATTTCTCTAAGCTCACGCATGCGTTGTATATCTGTTTCCAGATCGTATTCATGGTTGTTTATTAATGCTTCAGCAATTTGAACAGAGGCTTCGGCAGCATAAATTCCTGCCTTTTCTTCAATGTAACTAAATACGACATTATAAATGCCTTCCGTTTTGGTTTGTCGGGTCCTTCCGAATCCAGTGTCCATACCTGCCAGGGTTTGAATTTCTAATGCAATATGTTCAATTACATGACCCATCCAGGTGCCTTCCTCAATCCTTGCTAAAAAACCACCAGGTTCGCCCTTAGAGCATCGATGAGTTTGCAAGGTTGGGATCAATTTTTCAATACGTTCTCTAAAACCATCGATAAGGTTGGTAGGCCTCTGCTCCATTTCCCCAAGATCCAGCCTCATCTGAATCAACTTTTTTCTGTTTATCGACCAAATGTTTGGTCCACGAAGCACCTGTATGCCTAATATTTTCATTGGTATAAATTTGTTCTTTAATGATTAAATCCACCTAGCGTTAGTTCTATAACACGCTAAGCTTAAATAAGTTTGTTGTTTACTGTTGCTCTCTTTGAAGAAAATGCCCTTGGCTTTTTACAGCATATTTTTAAAAGTATTTCGAACTTTTACCCGGATTACTTTATGCTTTAAATGGAGAGATTAAAGTATAAAAATTTTCTGAGAATTATGCAGCTGTTAATCCAATTTGTTGTGAATATATTTTGTGTAAATAATTTGGAAGTAAAGTTTAAATAATGAAATTGTTAATAGGGTTAAAATTGCATTACAAATCAATTTTATCTAAGTTTGGCCCTATTGGAAATATAAATATTTAAAATGACTCCGAAGGGTAAATTAATTATTATAGGGGGTGCAATAAATACCGGAAGTTTTACCGAAACTCAGTTCGGGTTGCCCCAAAATATGAACTTTTTTGAAAGGGGTATTTTAAAGAAAATCACTGTTGAATCTGTAAGAGATAGTAAATCCAGATTTGAAATCATTACCACAGCCTCCCTTATTCCAGAGAAAGTTGGAGAAGAATATATAAAGGCATTTGCCCAGCTTGATGTGCATGACGTTGGTGTATTAAATATTAATAGTCGGGAACAGGCTAATTCAAATGAGAATTGCGAGAGGGTTAAGGCGGCTGATGTAATTATATTTACAGGAGGAGACCAGCTTCGCTTGTCATCCATATTTGGAGGGACATCGATTCATCAGATCTTATTAGATAAGTATCAGAATGAACCTGTAGTAATTGCGGGGACATCAGCAGGAGCAGCGGCATCTTCAAAAAATATGATCTATCAGGGAAGTTCCAAGGATGCACTTTTGAAAGGAGAGGTGAAAATTACCGGCGGACTAGGGTTTATCGATGGTGTAATTGTAGATACACATTTTGTCCAAAGAGGTAGAATCGGTCGTCTGTTATATGCTACAGCAAGTAATCCGGGGATTCTGGGTATAGGTTTAGGTGAAGATACAGGATTGTATATTTCGGAAGGAAATAAGATGGAAGCTATAGGCAGTGGAATGGTCATTTTGGTTGATGGCAGAGATATGGCCGATACCAATTTAACAGATGTTGAGATGGGGCAGCCGGTTTCTATTAAAAATATGATTGTACATGTGATGTGTGATGGAGATACCTATAACCTTACTGAGCATAAGTTGACCATTCATCACCCAAAGGTTGTTTCAACAGATTAGGATGAAAGTAATTATACATGGCGGTTTTTTTAGCGAATCTGGTACCAATCAGGAAACAAAAAAGTCAAAGCAACAAGCCTTGGCTTCTATAGTTACCCAAGCCCATAATTATTTGAAAACACATACGGCATTAGAAACGGTAGTTTATGCCGTTAGTTTGCTTGAAGATGACCAATTGTTTAATGCAGGTTTGGGATCCCAGATACAAAGTGACGGTAAGGTGCGTTTAAGTGCATCTTTAATGGACGGTAAAACTCAAAAATTTAGTGGGGTTATCAATATTGAGGATATAAAAAATCCTATTCGGGTTTCTGAGAAATTACTTAAGTATGAAGACAGGGTATTAAGTGGTGAAGGAGCATGTGCTTTTGCGGCCAAAAACGGCTTTGACTATTTTGATCCTATTACCCCCCAAAGACAACAAGAGTACGAGGCAAAATTGAACCAGCAGGAAAGGAAAGGAACTGTAGGTTGTGTGGCATTGGATGCTGATGGCAATATTGCTGCGGCAACTTCGACAGGGGGAAAGGGCTTTGAAATCCCATGCAGAGTAAGTGACTCTGCCACTGTAGCGGGAAATTTTGCAAATCAGTTTGCTGGTATTTCTTGTACGGGTGTGGGAGAAGATATTGTTAATGTTGCTATGGCAGCAAAAATAGTTACTCGTGTAACAGATGGGCTTAGCCTTAAAGATGCTTGTGATAAATCTTTTGCAGAGTTGAAACTTATTGATGGTTTTGCAGGTGTAATAGGGATTTCATCAAAAGGAGAAATTTATCACTTAGACTCTCATCCTTATATGGTATGGGCGGCTTTTGATAATTGTTTAGAAGTATTTCCTTAAGTAATGCATAGTTGCCTGTGGCAACGTAACAGTTATAATACTAAATTTCTTATAGATTAACTACCCGCTAACATTAATTTTAATTTCGTGAGAGATATTTGACCAGTGGCATTTTCACATGAAACTTAAATATTAATGAAATGGATTCACGCAGAGATTTTCTAAGAAAGGTTGCATTATTATCGGGCAGTACGGCTATGACTGCAATTATGCCTTCTGCAATACAACGAGCATTTGCTATAAACCCTGAAATTGGCAGTACATATCTTGATGCTGAGCATGTTGTTATACTAATGCAGGAAAACCGATCATTTGATCACTGTTTTGGAACCTTACAAGGTGTAAGGGGTTTTAATGATACAAGGGCTGTTCAATTGCCTGATAAAAAGCCTGTATGGTTACAAACTGATGCAACCGGTGATACGTACGCTCCATTTAGATTAAACATAAAAAACACAAAAGTTACCTGGATGGGAGATCTTCCGCATTCAAGAGCAAGCCAGGTTGATGCCAATAATTTTGGAAAGTATGATAAATGGTTGCCGGCCAAGCGATCGGGAAATAAATCATATGCAGATATGCCTTTAACTTTAGGTTATTATACCCGCGATGATTTGCCTTTTAATTATAGTATGGCTGACGCTTTTACAGTATGTGATCAGAACTTCTGCTCTGCAATGACCAGTACTACGCCTAATCGTTCATTCTTTTGGACGGGTAAAATTACCCATGATGAAAATGGCATCCCAAAAGCCAACATTAGAAATACAGATTTTGGTTACGGAAATATGCCCTGGAATACCTTCCCTGAATTGTTGGAAGAAAATAATATTGCATGGAAATTTTATCAAAATGATTTAAGCTGTGGCGGTGGGTTTGTAGGAGAGGAAAGATCATGGTTATCTAACTTTGGGTGTAATCTTTTGGAATTTTTTAAGGCTTATAATGTTAAATTTTCTGAGCGATACATAAAGAACTTACAGAAACAAGCGGAGGAGCTTCCTGGTGAAATTAATAAACTGCAGGAAAGGACGCCGTCTAGTGAAGAGGATGGCAAAAAAGCTCTTGAAAGTGTTAGAAAAAAAC contains the following coding sequences:
- a CDS encoding isoaspartyl peptidase/L-asparaginase, translating into MKVIIHGGFFSESGTNQETKKSKQQALASIVTQAHNYLKTHTALETVVYAVSLLEDDQLFNAGLGSQIQSDGKVRLSASLMDGKTQKFSGVINIEDIKNPIRVSEKLLKYEDRVLSGEGACAFAAKNGFDYFDPITPQRQQEYEAKLNQQERKGTVGCVALDADGNIAAATSTGGKGFEIPCRVSDSATVAGNFANQFAGISCTGVGEDIVNVAMAAKIVTRVTDGLSLKDACDKSFAELKLIDGFAGVIGISSKGEIYHLDSHPYMVWAAFDNCLEVFP
- the cphA gene encoding cyanophycin synthetase → MKILGIQVLRGPNIWSINRKKLIQMRLDLGEMEQRPTNLIDGFRERIEKLIPTLQTHRCSKGEPGGFLARIEEGTWMGHVIEHIALEIQTLAGMDTGFGRTRQTKTEGIYNVVFSYIEEKAGIYAAEASVQIAEALINNHEYDLETDIQRMRELREMERLGPSTGSIVDEAISRDIPWIRLNKSSLVQLGYGKNQVRFRATMTEKTNSIAVDIAGNKDETKRLLQDSAIPVAKGVTISDIEDLPDAIKKVGFPLVFKPLDGNHGRGATINVKTVEAATEAFEYAKNYSRRIIIERFITGYDFRVLVIDHKMVAAALRVPAHITGNGQDTVQQLIDKENEDPRRGYGHENVLTEITVDRDTLDLLSKKDYTLDSIPPQGETVYLKSTANLSTGGTSIDVTDLVHPQNVFISERISRIIGLDICGIDIMAENLTQPLPENGGVVLEVNAAPGFRMHLAPSEGLPRNVAAPVIDMLYPPGKDARIPIIAVTGTNGKTTTTRLIAHIVKSNGTRVGFTTSDGIYVQNTKLMKGDTTGPVSAEFILRDPTVEFAVLETARGGILRAGLGFNKCDIGVVTNIQEDHLGISDIHTLDDLCRVKEVVIGAVKRTGWSVLNADNKYCIKIANNADSNVAYFSMDEKNPVIKEHCKKGGIAAIYENGYITIKKGDWKIRVEKVTHIPLTFGGSVDFMIQNVLAATLATFLWGYKIEDIRMSLETFIPSAAQTPGRMNTFKFKEFKILVDFAHNPDGFNGIKAYLQSIEATEHVGVISGTGDRRDEDIKETARIAAQMFDKIIICQEKYLRGRDQQEIINLLIDGIHEIKPNMEIIINNNGNDCLKYIIATAKSGSYVTILSDTIDNAIVKVSEYLDKEFGV
- a CDS encoding cyanophycinase, giving the protein MTPKGKLIIIGGAINTGSFTETQFGLPQNMNFFERGILKKITVESVRDSKSRFEIITTASLIPEKVGEEYIKAFAQLDVHDVGVLNINSREQANSNENCERVKAADVIIFTGGDQLRLSSIFGGTSIHQILLDKYQNEPVVIAGTSAGAAASSKNMIYQGSSKDALLKGEVKITGGLGFIDGVIVDTHFVQRGRIGRLLYATASNPGILGIGLGEDTGLYISEGNKMEAIGSGMVILVDGRDMADTNLTDVEMGQPVSIKNMIVHVMCDGDTYNLTEHKLTIHHPKVVSTD